Proteins encoded together in one Luteimonas fraxinea window:
- a CDS encoding phytase: MRIALLFAAVLLAGCTTSSPLPTAPEAHAGTGVEAGGRPVIVEAWRSSAHAGDELDSLATWPTPEGGTWLIATAKRTHQLRVFDADTGAMLRTVGARGAMPGQFDRPNGVAVHGDLVFVAERDNHRVQVFSLPGFTPLAAFGADDLRSPYGLWVHETAPDVFEVYVTDSFMDGADHKQVPDFARLDQRVRRYRFESHDGAAPRVTALGSFGATDTQTALRIVESIAGDAAHDQLLIADEDLRHNATVHVYTLEGAYTGRALPAGTFDAEPEGIALWSCSVDGGYWIVADQLRPRTVFRVFDRAQLTPAGSFTGAHVAATDGIALHPSPTARFPAGALFAVDDDASVVAFDLREVGAALQLDPDCSR; encoded by the coding sequence ATGCGCATCGCCCTCCTGTTCGCGGCCGTCCTGCTGGCCGGTTGCACCACCAGTTCGCCCCTTCCCACCGCGCCCGAAGCCCACGCTGGGACGGGCGTGGAAGCGGGCGGCCGACCGGTGATCGTCGAAGCCTGGCGCTCGTCCGCGCACGCGGGCGACGAACTGGATTCGCTCGCCACCTGGCCCACGCCCGAGGGCGGCACCTGGCTGATCGCCACGGCCAAGCGCACGCACCAGCTGCGCGTATTCGATGCCGACACCGGCGCGATGCTGCGCACCGTCGGCGCCCGCGGGGCCATGCCCGGTCAGTTCGACCGGCCCAACGGCGTCGCCGTGCACGGCGATCTGGTGTTCGTCGCCGAGCGCGACAATCACCGCGTGCAGGTGTTCTCGCTTCCCGGTTTCACGCCGCTCGCCGCGTTCGGCGCCGACGACCTCCGCAGTCCCTATGGCCTGTGGGTCCACGAGACCGCGCCGGACGTGTTCGAGGTCTACGTCACCGACAGCTTCATGGACGGCGCCGACCACAAGCAGGTGCCGGACTTCGCGCGTCTCGACCAGCGCGTGCGCCGCTACCGCTTCGAATCGCACGACGGCGCCGCACCCAGGGTCACCGCGCTCGGCAGCTTCGGCGCCACCGATACGCAGACCGCGCTGCGCATCGTCGAGTCGATCGCCGGTGACGCCGCTCACGACCAGCTGCTGATCGCCGACGAAGACCTGCGCCACAACGCGACGGTCCACGTCTACACGCTCGAAGGCGCGTACACCGGTCGCGCATTGCCGGCCGGCACGTTCGATGCCGAGCCCGAAGGCATCGCGCTGTGGTCGTGCAGTGTCGACGGCGGTTACTGGATCGTCGCCGACCAGCTGCGACCACGCACCGTGTTCCGGGTGTTCGATCGCGCGCAGCTGACGCCGGCCGGCAGCTTCACCGGCGCCCACGTCGCTGCGACCGACGGCATCGCACTGCATCCCTCGCCCACGGCGCGCTTCCCCGCTGGCGCACTGTTCGCGGTCGATGACGATGCCTCGGTGGTCGCATTCGATCTGCGCGAGGTCGGGGCCGCGCTGCAGCTCGATCCCGACTGCAGCCGCTGA
- the metX gene encoding homoserine O-succinyltransferase MetX, translated as MSLVDTAYRPEPTPDAAYVHALAADAPIAHDVTRGSLDVRLATRHAGMRQVTLRYQLQGPATAPVVFVAGGISAHRHLAANAAHAEAGWLEELVAPGRTLDPAQLRLLAFDFVGADGALDAPIDTTDQADAIAVLLDALGIARLHAFVGYSYGALVGLQFAARHATRVQRLVAVSGAHRAHPYAAAWRALQRQAVALGQLQCADAQGLSLARQFAMLSYRTPEEFAERFDAPPEVVNGRVRVAAEDYLDAAGARYVSRTPVTAWLRLSESIDLHRVDPRDIRVPTTVVAVEGDRLVPLADAVTLLEGLGPNGQLRVLRSPYGHDAFLKETDRIDALLATALRAPTSGDPA; from the coding sequence ATGAGTCTCGTCGACACCGCCTACCGCCCCGAACCCACGCCCGACGCGGCTTACGTGCACGCGCTCGCTGCCGATGCGCCGATCGCGCACGACGTCACGCGCGGCAGCCTCGACGTGCGACTCGCCACCCGGCATGCCGGCATGCGTCAGGTCACGCTGCGGTATCAGCTGCAGGGCCCGGCAACGGCGCCGGTGGTGTTCGTCGCCGGCGGCATCTCCGCGCACCGGCATCTGGCTGCGAACGCCGCGCATGCAGAAGCCGGCTGGTTGGAAGAGCTGGTCGCGCCCGGCCGCACACTCGATCCGGCGCAGCTGCGCCTGCTGGCCTTCGATTTCGTCGGCGCCGATGGCGCGCTCGATGCGCCGATCGACACGACCGACCAGGCCGATGCGATCGCCGTGCTGCTCGACGCGCTGGGCATCGCGCGCCTGCATGCCTTCGTCGGCTACTCCTACGGTGCGCTGGTCGGCCTGCAGTTCGCGGCGCGCCACGCGACGCGCGTGCAGCGGCTGGTCGCGGTCAGCGGTGCGCATCGCGCGCATCCCTATGCGGCCGCATGGCGCGCGCTGCAAAGGCAAGCCGTCGCGCTGGGCCAGCTGCAGTGCGCCGATGCGCAGGGCCTGTCGCTGGCGCGCCAGTTCGCGATGCTGAGCTACCGCACACCAGAAGAATTCGCCGAGCGTTTCGACGCCCCGCCCGAAGTCGTCAACGGCCGCGTGCGCGTCGCCGCAGAGGACTATCTCGACGCAGCGGGTGCGCGCTACGTCTCGCGCACACCGGTCACCGCGTGGCTGCGGTTGTCGGAATCCATCGATCTGCACCGCGTCGATCCGCGCGACATCCGCGTGCCGACGACCGTCGTCGCCGTCGAAGGCGACCGCCTCGTCCCGCTGGCCGATGCGGTGACGCTGCTCGAAGGCCTGGGCCCGAACGGACAACTGCGCGTGCTGCGCTCGCCTTACGGCCACGACGCCTTCCTCAAAGAAACCGACCGCATCGATGCACTGCTCGCGACCGCGCTGCGTGCCCCCACTTCCGGAGACCCCGCATGA
- a CDS encoding O-succinylhomoserine (thiol)-lyase yields MSIHAPTDAACQPATRAVRAGIDRDPAYGAVTPPIVLSSNFSFAGFGEKRQYDYTRSGNPTRDLLGEALAELEGGAGGVITPTGMAAITLVLNALLEPGDRLVVPHDAYGGSWRLFDALARKGHFELVTADLTDPRSLADALATQPKLVLVETPSNPLLRITDLRFVIEAAHRAGALAVVDNTFLSPALQRPIEFGADVVLHSTTKYINGHSDVVGGAVIARDAELHMQLAWWANALGITGSPFDSFLTLRGLRTLDARLRVHQENTAGVVALLDAHPAVARVHYPGLIDHPGHAIAARQQSGFGAMLSFELAGAPGVAQEDVVRAFVAGLQQFTLAESLGGVESLIAHPATMTHAAMTPAARAAAGISDGLLRLSVGIEALDDLLIDIEAGLARAATVLAAATRPSRAGVEA; encoded by the coding sequence ATGAGCATCCACGCCCCGACCGACGCCGCCTGTCAGCCCGCGACCCGCGCCGTGCGCGCCGGCATCGACCGCGATCCGGCCTATGGCGCGGTGACGCCACCGATCGTGCTGTCGAGCAACTTCAGCTTCGCCGGCTTCGGCGAGAAGCGACAGTACGACTACACCCGCAGCGGCAATCCCACGCGTGATCTGCTCGGCGAAGCGCTGGCCGAACTCGAAGGCGGCGCGGGCGGTGTGATCACGCCGACCGGCATGGCCGCGATCACCTTGGTGCTCAATGCGCTGCTCGAGCCGGGCGATCGTCTGGTCGTGCCGCACGATGCCTACGGCGGCAGCTGGCGTCTGTTCGATGCGCTGGCACGCAAGGGGCACTTCGAACTCGTCACCGCCGATCTCACCGATCCGCGCAGCCTCGCCGACGCGCTGGCCACGCAGCCGAAGCTGGTGCTGGTGGAGACCCCGTCGAATCCGCTGCTGCGCATCACCGATCTGCGCTTCGTCATCGAGGCCGCGCACCGCGCCGGCGCGCTGGCGGTGGTCGACAACACCTTCCTGTCACCGGCGCTGCAGCGCCCGATCGAATTCGGCGCCGATGTCGTGCTGCATTCGACGACCAAGTACATCAACGGCCACAGCGATGTGGTCGGTGGCGCGGTAATCGCGCGCGACGCGGAACTGCATATGCAGCTCGCGTGGTGGGCGAATGCGCTGGGCATCACCGGCTCGCCGTTCGACAGCTTCCTGACCCTGCGCGGCCTGCGCACGCTGGATGCACGCCTGCGCGTGCACCAGGAAAACACCGCCGGCGTGGTCGCGCTGCTCGACGCGCATCCGGCGGTCGCGCGCGTCCACTATCCGGGTCTGATCGACCATCCGGGTCACGCGATCGCCGCGCGTCAGCAGTCGGGCTTCGGCGCGATGCTGTCCTTCGAACTCGCCGGCGCGCCCGGCGTTGCGCAGGAAGACGTGGTGCGCGCATTCGTCGCTGGCCTCCAGCAGTTCACCCTGGCCGAATCGCTGGGCGGTGTGGAGAGCCTGATCGCGCATCCGGCGACGATGACGCACGCGGCGATGACGCCGGCGGCGCGCGCTGCGGCCGGCATCTCCGACGGTCTGCTGCGCCTGTCGGTCGGCATCGAAGCGCTGGACGATCTGCTGATCGACATCGAGGCCGGCCTCGCTCGCGCCGCGACCGTGCTGGCCGCGGCCACGCGTCCGTCCCGCGCAGGCGTCGAAGCATGA
- a CDS encoding homoserine dehydrogenase, translating to MSTVVQLRQGRRAQPRPARLALLGTGTVGSAFVERYARLAEQGVALPEVAWLCNSRTQVGGGDDLHAALAQARAAARRRAGFPPWAEGESPKPGDIIVDATASETVADWHPEWLTRGVHVVTANKLGTGGDLGRALSIGDARAIGGRYGDSATVGAGLPLLRSLRALIDGGDRIHAIEGVLSGSLAWLFSHHDGSQPFSALVRQASAAGYTEPDPRVDLSGEDVRRKLLILARAAGIALPAHEVVVESLVPDVLARAAGADVDQALAALDDTLEARRAEAAANGDRLCFVGRFDADGARVGLRALPVGHPLCAGNGTDNRVAIHSDRYSAQPLVIQGPGAGAEVTAAALLDDVLAITHAQVV from the coding sequence ATGAGTACCGTCGTGCAACTGCGGCAGGGGCGCCGCGCGCAACCGCGGCCCGCGCGTCTGGCGTTGCTGGGTACCGGCACGGTCGGCTCGGCGTTCGTCGAACGTTATGCGCGACTCGCCGAGCAGGGCGTGGCGCTGCCCGAGGTCGCGTGGCTTTGCAATTCGCGGACCCAGGTCGGCGGTGGCGATGATCTGCATGCCGCGCTCGCGCAGGCCCGCGCCGCGGCGCGTCGGCGCGCCGGATTCCCGCCGTGGGCCGAAGGCGAAAGCCCGAAGCCGGGCGACATCATCGTCGACGCGACCGCGAGCGAAACCGTCGCCGACTGGCATCCCGAATGGCTGACCCGCGGCGTGCACGTGGTGACTGCGAACAAGCTCGGCACCGGCGGCGATCTCGGGCGCGCGCTGTCGATCGGCGATGCGCGCGCGATCGGCGGCCGCTATGGCGACAGTGCGACGGTGGGCGCCGGCCTGCCGCTGTTGCGCAGCCTGCGCGCGCTGATCGACGGCGGCGATCGCATCCACGCGATCGAGGGCGTGCTGTCGGGCTCGCTGGCCTGGCTGTTCTCGCATCACGACGGCAGCCAACCGTTCTCGGCGCTGGTGCGGCAGGCGAGCGCGGCGGGCTACACCGAGCCGGATCCACGCGTCGATCTGTCCGGCGAGGATGTGCGCCGCAAGCTGCTGATCCTCGCGCGCGCCGCGGGCATCGCATTGCCGGCGCATGAAGTCGTCGTCGAATCGCTGGTGCCGGATGTGCTCGCGCGCGCCGCGGGTGCGGACGTCGATCAGGCGCTGGCCGCACTCGACGACACACTCGAAGCGCGTCGCGCGGAGGCGGCCGCGAACGGTGATCGGCTGTGTTTCGTCGGCCGCTTCGACGCCGACGGTGCACGCGTGGGTCTGCGTGCATTGCCGGTCGGCCATCCACTGTGTGCAGGCAACGGCACCGACAACCGTGTCGCGATCCACAGCGATCGCTACAGCGCGCAGCCGCTGGTGATCCAGGGCCCGGGCGCGGGCGCGGAGGTCACCGCGGCGGCATTGCTCGATGACGTGCTGGCCATCACCCACGCGCAGGTGGTCTGA
- a CDS encoding DUF1521 domain-containing protein produces MTDNLSISVSLSISGQLPAVQSAASTQRNADGRVQFENENYRITAGDNDEVIVFNKGTGENYRIWGDPHVEIDGKHAFDFWGQTTFQLDDGTKVTIETTPWAQGGDGATVASVVTITDGDYGVQISGVDSNTHGDLSFQEFAGGGRVLDAAVRDGNVLLENENGSGFIAVDQNGNIQNVDQAFILATDELKNGGPDFLAHFAEIFSFFTGLMAISFNGGLALGSDNPQRDPEPTAQPAAPWQFSLTLSISA; encoded by the coding sequence GTGACCGACAACCTCAGCATCTCCGTCTCGCTCAGCATCAGCGGTCAGCTGCCAGCCGTGCAGAGCGCCGCCAGTACGCAGCGCAACGCCGACGGCCGCGTGCAGTTCGAAAACGAGAATTACCGCATCACCGCCGGCGACAACGACGAAGTCATCGTCTTCAACAAGGGCACCGGCGAGAACTACCGGATCTGGGGCGACCCGCACGTCGAGATCGACGGCAAGCACGCCTTCGATTTCTGGGGCCAGACCACGTTCCAGCTCGACGACGGCACCAAGGTCACGATCGAGACCACGCCGTGGGCGCAGGGCGGCGACGGCGCGACCGTGGCATCCGTAGTGACGATCACCGATGGCGACTACGGCGTGCAGATCAGCGGCGTGGACAGCAACACCCATGGCGATCTGTCGTTCCAGGAATTCGCCGGCGGCGGCCGGGTGCTCGATGCCGCGGTGCGCGACGGCAACGTGCTGCTGGAGAACGAGAACGGCAGCGGTTTCATCGCAGTCGACCAGAACGGCAACATCCAGAACGTCGATCAGGCTTTCATTCTGGCGACCGACGAACTCAAGAACGGCGGCCCGGATTTCCTCGCTCACTTCGCCGAGATCTTCTCGTTCTTCACCGGCCTGATGGCGATCAGCTTCAACGGTGGCCTCGCGCTCGGCAGCGACAACCCCCAGCGCGATCCCGAACCGACCGCACAGCCGGCCGCGCCGTGGCAGTTCAGCCTGACGCTGTCGATCAGCGCCTGA
- a CDS encoding L-serine ammonia-lyase, which produces MAVSTFDLYKIGIGPSSSHTVGPMRAGARFVRRWLEVPGRLDDVVRVRAEVFGSLALTGRGHGTDKAVMMGLEGHMPNLIDPDIIPDALIRIRGEKRIRLGGTHEIAFDEKSDLVMNKRQKLPFHTNGMRFTAYDADGAVIATRDYYSVGGGFVVNEDEAAEDRIVADTTDVPYPFSSGDELIAQANTHGLSIAKLMLENEKVWRSEEEIREGLRELWAAMQSCVARGIRQTGTLPGGLHVTRRAPALHAELSSKPEAGMRDPLTVLDWVNLYALAVNEENAAGGRVVTAPTNGAAGILPSVLHYYDRFCPNSTEQGIFDFLLTASAVGILYKENASISGAEVGCQGEVGVACSMAAAGLTAALGGTPSQIENAAEIGMEHNLGLTCDPIGGLVQIPCIERNAMGAVKAINASRMAFRGDGKHKVSLDKVIRTMRDTGRDMRDKYKETSRGGLAVNVIEC; this is translated from the coding sequence ATGGCAGTCAGCACGTTCGACCTCTACAAGATCGGCATCGGGCCGAGTTCCTCGCACACCGTCGGGCCGATGCGCGCGGGCGCGCGTTTCGTACGCCGTTGGCTCGAAGTACCGGGGCGACTGGACGATGTCGTCCGCGTGCGCGCCGAGGTCTTCGGTTCGCTCGCGTTGACCGGTCGCGGCCACGGCACCGACAAGGCCGTGATGATGGGCCTCGAAGGCCACATGCCGAACCTGATCGACCCGGACATCATTCCCGATGCCTTGATCCGCATCCGCGGCGAGAAGCGCATCCGTCTCGGCGGCACGCACGAGATCGCCTTCGACGAGAAGTCGGATCTGGTGATGAACAAGCGGCAGAAGCTGCCCTTCCACACCAACGGCATGCGCTTCACCGCGTACGACGCCGACGGCGCGGTCATCGCGACGCGCGACTACTACTCGGTGGGCGGCGGCTTCGTCGTCAACGAGGATGAGGCGGCCGAAGACCGTATCGTCGCCGACACCACCGACGTGCCCTACCCATTCTCGAGCGGCGACGAGCTGATCGCGCAGGCGAACACGCACGGCCTGAGCATCGCGAAGCTGATGCTGGAGAACGAGAAGGTCTGGCGCAGCGAGGAAGAGATCCGCGAAGGCCTGCGCGAACTGTGGGCGGCGATGCAGTCCTGCGTTGCGCGCGGCATCCGCCAGACCGGCACGCTGCCTGGCGGGCTGCATGTCACCCGCCGCGCGCCGGCGTTGCATGCCGAACTGTCGTCGAAGCCCGAAGCCGGCATGCGCGATCCGCTGACGGTGCTCGACTGGGTGAACCTCTACGCGCTCGCCGTGAACGAAGAGAACGCCGCTGGTGGCCGTGTCGTCACCGCGCCGACCAATGGCGCGGCCGGCATTCTGCCGTCGGTGCTGCATTACTACGACCGCTTCTGCCCGAACTCCACCGAGCAGGGCATCTTCGATTTCCTGCTCACCGCGTCCGCCGTTGGCATCCTCTACAAAGAAAACGCAAGCATTTCCGGCGCGGAAGTCGGCTGCCAGGGCGAAGTGGGCGTGGCCTGTTCGATGGCCGCCGCCGGCCTCACCGCCGCACTCGGCGGCACCCCGAGCCAGATCGAGAATGCGGCCGAAATCGGCATGGAACACAACCTTGGCCTGACCTGCGACCCGATCGGCGGCCTGGTGCAGATCCCGTGCATCGAGCGCAATGCGATGGGCGCGGTCAAGGCGATCAACGCCTCGCGCATGGCCTTCCGCGGCGACGGCAAGCACAAGGTCAGCCTCGACAAGGTGATCCGCACGATGCGCGATACCGGCCGCGACATGCGCGACAAGTACAAGGAAACCTCGCGCGGCGGCCTGGCGGTCAACGTCATCGAGTGCTGA
- a CDS encoding glutaredoxin family protein gives MTAPTLILYQRDDCHLCDLALDVLASAGVPAFESVFIDDDPALEDRYGVRVPVLRDDRDGRELDWPFDADAARRWLRR, from the coding sequence ATGACCGCTCCGACCCTGATCCTGTACCAGCGCGACGACTGCCATCTCTGCGATCTGGCGCTGGATGTGCTCGCCAGCGCCGGCGTGCCGGCGTTCGAGAGTGTCTTCATCGACGATGATCCGGCGCTCGAGGACCGCTACGGCGTCCGTGTGCCGGTACTGCGCGACGATCGCGACGGGCGCGAACTCGACTGGCCCTTCGATGCGGATGCGGCGCGGCGCTGGCTGCGCCGCTGA
- a CDS encoding YceI family protein, with translation MRMIRSLAFGVLTAALALPAFAADYVQAPGSSLAFAGKYQGETFSGTFPGFRTTVSFDPADLAAGKLAVTIPVATATTQNADYDTEMRGNAFFDASKFAQATYTATGFRDLGNGQYAADGTLELRGVRKPVTLTFTWTDGARPLLSGRATVRRLDFGVGGGDWADTGTIPNEIAVSTRVYLQPAR, from the coding sequence ATGCGCATGATCCGCTCCCTTGCTTTCGGCGTACTGACCGCCGCACTCGCCCTGCCCGCCTTCGCTGCCGACTACGTGCAGGCACCCGGCTCTTCACTGGCGTTCGCCGGGAAGTACCAGGGCGAGACGTTCTCCGGCACCTTCCCGGGCTTCCGTACGACGGTCAGCTTCGATCCGGCCGATCTGGCGGCCGGCAAGCTCGCGGTGACCATTCCCGTCGCTACCGCGACCACGCAGAACGCCGACTACGACACCGAGATGCGCGGCAACGCATTCTTCGACGCATCGAAGTTCGCGCAGGCGACCTACACCGCGACCGGCTTCCGCGATCTCGGCAATGGCCAATACGCCGCTGACGGCACGCTGGAACTGCGCGGTGTGCGCAAGCCGGTGACCCTGACCTTCACCTGGACCGACGGCGCGCGCCCGCTGCTGTCGGGCCGCGCGACCGTGCGCCGTCTCGATTTTGGCGTGGGTGGTGGCGACTGGGCGGACACCGGCACGATCCCGAACGAGATCGCGGTCAGCACCCGGGTCTATCTGCAGCCGGCCAGGTAA